From a single Cyprinus carpio isolate SPL01 unplaced genomic scaffold, ASM1834038v1 S000000006, whole genome shotgun sequence genomic region:
- the LOC122142569 gene encoding oocyte zinc finger protein XlCOF26-like — protein sequence MRIHTGDKPFICQQCGKSFSEHGNLKVHMRIHTEEKPFTCSQCGKSFTHKSTLKAHMTIHTGEKPYTCKLCGNNFAGKGSFNMHMRTHTGEKPYTCPQCGKSFTQQGNFNRHKRVHTGEKPFTCKLCGKQFHTTNKL from the coding sequence atgaggattcacactggagacaaGCCTTTcatctgccaacagtgtggaaagagtttcagtgaacatggaaaccttaaagtccacatgaggattcacaccgaggaaaagcctttcacctgctctcaatgtggaaagagttttacacataaaagCACTTTGAAAGCCCACATGActattcacacaggagagaagccttacacctgcaaactgtgtgggaatAATTTTGCTGGAAAAGGAAGCTTTAACATGCACATGAggactcacactggagagaagccttacacatgccctcaatgtggaaagagtttcactcaacaAGGAAACTTTAACAGGCAcaagagagttcacactggagagaagccgttcacatgtAAACTGTGTGGAAAACAGTTTCACACGACAAACAAGCTTTAA